From a single Hemitrygon akajei chromosome 28, sHemAka1.3, whole genome shotgun sequence genomic region:
- the LOC140717735 gene encoding putative transcription factor Ovo-like 1, whose translation MPRAFLVKTRSSAARHRSWSEMPDEMRADVYVPHPLDVIHCRASEVCEAPLCLAADDSTGKESPYDTDSSTSAQDVENGINQSGQQGFVRSKIKVTIGECAAESYACQLCHKTFQFQRMLNRHMKCHNVVKRHLCTFCGKGFNDTFDLKRHVRTHTGIRPYKCDLCEKAFTQRCSLESHLKKIHGVHQAYAYKERRTKLYVCEDCGFTAESQEGHFVHMRERHPDSPSLRKSTKKMVVLQSGLGSSS comes from the exons ATGCCCCGAGCATTCTTGGTGAAAACCCGCAGCTCTGCCGCTAGACACCGCAGCTGGAGCGAAATGCCGGACGAAATGCGGGCCGATGTCTACGTTCCGC ATCCACTGGACGTAATTCACTGCCGAGCGTCAGAAGTGTGCGAGGCTCCCCTCTGCCTGGCTGCGGACGACAGCACAGGGAAGGAGTCGCCCTATGACACCGACTCGAGCACATCCGCGCAGGACGTGGAGAACGGGATCAATCAGAGCGGCCAGCAAGGATTTGTCCGCTCCAAGATTAAG GTGACCATCGGAGAGTGCGCGGCCGAGAGTTACGCCTGCCAGTTGTGCCACAAGACGTTCCAGTTCCAGCGCATGCTGAACCGCCACATGAAGTGCCACAACGTGGTGAAGCGCCACCTCTGCACCTTCTGCGGCAAAGGCTTCAACGACACGTTCGACCTCAAGAGGCACGTCCGTACGCACACAG GGATCCGCCCGTACAAGTGCGACCTGTGTGAGAAGGCCTTCACCCAACGCTGCTCGCTGGAGTCCCACCTCAAGAAGATCCATGGCGTCCACCAGGCCTACGCCTACAAGGAGCGGCGGACCAAGCTCTACGTGTGTGAAGACTGCGGCTTCACGGCCGAGAGTCAGGAGGGACACTTCGTCCACATGAGGGAAAGGCACCCGGACAGCCCCTCGCTGCGCAAGAGCACCAAGAAAATGGTGGTACTGCAGTCCGGCCTCGGCTCGTCTTCCTGA